aggatgtgtttaggtctccacagggcattccccctgataggtcagacccattcataatagaactggaaccagggacggccccaatgtcaaaaagtccctaccgcatggctcctgctgagatggccgagctaaagaaacaactagaggagttgttggataagggtttcatacgccctagtgtgtcgtattggggagcaccagtcctctttgtgaagaagaaggatggtagctttaggctgtgtattgactatcgagggcttaatagggttactatcaagaataagtacccattgcctcggatagatgagctgttggatcagcttaagggagcaaagtggttctctaagattgacttcgcttcagggtatcatcagatcccaattgaaccaagtgatataaagaagactgcattcagaaccaggtatggccactatgagtttgtggttatgccatttggtctgaccaatgcaccagcagcattcatgaagatgatgaatggtaccttccgagacttcttggatgaatttgtaatcatctttatagaTGACATACTTGTATACTCCAAGAGCAAGGAGGATCATGAAAGGCATCTCCGGGCTGTGCTGGGGAGattgagagagcagcagctctttgctaagttaagcaagtgtagcttctggcaaaagagcattggcttccttggacacattgtgtcaagtgaaggtgtgtctgttgatccggagaaggtcgtggccataaaggcatggcctcagcctaagaatgccacagaagtcaggagcttcttagggctggccggctactacaggaagtttgtgaagggctttgctagcttggcacagcctatgactcagttgacaggaaaggatgttaagtttgtaTGGTCAGAGGAGTGTGAGAGAAGTTTCTGTGCGCTTAAGGACATGCTTACTAGTGCACCAGTCCTTGTCCTGCCTGAGGAGgtccaaccatatgtggtgtacacagacgCCTCCATAACTGGATTAGGATGTGTACTGAcccaacatgggaaggtcattgcaTACGCCTCAAGGCAattgaggaagcatgagggtaatTACCCCACACATGATCTGGAGATGGCAGCTGTGGTGTTTGccctgaagatttggagatcatatctttatggtgccaaggttcagatacttacagaccacaagagtctgaagtatatcttcactcagcctgagttgaacttaaggcaaaggaggtggatggagtttgtggcagattatgatctggacataacttactatccagGGAAGGCCAACCTAGTGGCTGATGCTTTGAGCCGGAGAAGGGCTGAGGTTTCAGCTGAAAAGGAGGCAGATATATTGGAAGTGGATCAGGCCGATCTCCTTAACACACTGGCTAGTGCTGATGAGCCATTGGGGTTAGAGGCAGTGGATCAGGCCGATCTCCTTACCAGGATTTGTGCAGCTCAGAAGCTGGATGAGAACCTTCAAAAGGTTGCTctcaatgacaagactgagtaccaaaccacaagcaatggtaccatcttgGTTAATGGGAGGATAAGTGTTCCTAACAATAAGGAActcaaggaagagattatgaggcaagctcatagatctaagttctcagtacatccgggactgaacaagatgtacagggatttgaagaggtattaccattgggtgcgcatgaagactgatgtggccgagtgggtggcaaaGTGTCCCATTTGCCAATTGGTCAAGGCAGAGCACCAAGTGCCCAGTGGACTACTCCAAAGCTTACCCATTCcggaatggaagtgggatcacattaccatggattttgtgactggtttccctacgaccagaaacaagaaggatgctgtttgggtggtggtcgataggctaaccaagtcggctcacttcttggcaatcaagaagggggatggtgtggatgagattgtgcagatttacatcaatgaaatagtGAGATTTCATGGTGTACCTGAAAGCATTGTGTCGGATAGAGATCCGAGGTTCACATCCTTGTTTTCGCAAGCTTTCCAAAAGGCCTTAGGCACAAGAGTGCACATGAGCACAGCTTATCATCCTCAGACTGATGGTCAGTCAGAGAGGACAATCAAGACGTTGGAGGACATGCTAAGGGCCTGTGTTTTGGACTGGGGAGAgacctgggagaagcacttgcctttggtagagtttgcttacaacaatagcttccatacaagcattggtatgtcaccatatgaggctttgtatgggcggccatgcaggacaccattatgctggacccaagtgggggagcgcagcatgattggtcctgagattgtggaggagaccacagagaagatcaagtttgtcaaggagaagatgaaggaggctcaggatagacaaaagagctatgcggacaagaggaggaagcatcttgagtttgaggttggtgacctagtgtatctcaagatgattaccttcagaggcaggaccaggtttctggaagaaggaaactggatCCTAGGTACTTGGGTCCATTCAGGATCACAGAGAGAGTGGGCGCAGTGgcatacaagttggatttgccatcagcaatggatgcataccacaatgtgttccatgtgtcccagCTAAGGAAATGCCTATCCGAACAGGAtgtggtgttgcctgagattcccaaagatcttggtaagaacctaaccttagagacaaggccggttcgaatcatagatagggcagagaaggcaacaaggaagaagacagtacctatgatcaaggtagtgtgggagagtaatggcaaggacataatcacttgggaaaccgaggcaagaatgaaggctgagtatcctgagtggtatgatCAGTATGTAAGTGAAGATTCACTTggtctggattcgaggacgaatccctatcaagtgggggagacttgtcatgtccccgatcctagataggatcggccggatggaccatggtgcgaggtgatgcaccaaatcaggtctaatgacctaagataaggcgtatcatggtccgggaagtgggttaagggtatcaggaggctgaaacttaaccaaggcaaggaaggttcaagcttaaggaagctggacaagggtttagatagctggccggagtgtgaaacaagctcgggcagctaggatgaagtgtgagggagctcacagtagctcacaagagttctggtcagctccagtagctggagtgttagctcactcagctggtgacactggtggtcagctcatctcagcttggaggagtgttatgagttgacatggtgtgaccggaccatgggcggttatggtccggtgagatggtggtgcggtccggagGGACCAGATGGGTTTGGTGATGAAGTCAGGTGTTTGGCAAAGTGCCAAGGGTAAAGATCGATGCCAGGGAGCAGTTGAGGGGCAGTTGAGAGGCGGTTGGACCGAACGGATGCGTTGGATCCATTTGCGCCCATTCGGCCAATCACTCCCACCCGTTCGCCCAAAGGCAGTTATCCACgcctttgtctataaatatagaccttgggcatcgatatttgtcatcagacaaagaggggaaactctgccaaaattgccagagaatccaagagagaaagagaccggcggttttactTGTTGGCCGTGTCAGTGCGGTGGTgatttgttcttgaccggcgaccaaggaagagttgtgggaaggaaccgtgtgaagatggatacaagaggaccgagaaggctagtgggaaggatcagaacccatcgtcggccactcctaaggttagtgatgctaaccatttaccatcgccatgatccatgggtccggatggatggtccgcatggaccaagtgatgttggttgcatccgttctccctttTCTCTCAtcctatctcttttattttatatcttgatgttgtccgtgggttaaaactcatggtcggaccctcaaggcatggattggtcagtgtaatctctccatggccttggttgggcatgtaagatTGGATCTCt
The genomic region above belongs to Raphanus sativus cultivar WK10039 unplaced genomic scaffold, ASM80110v3 Scaffold1833, whole genome shotgun sequence and contains:
- the LOC108815746 gene encoding LOW QUALITY PROTEIN: uncharacterized protein LOC108815746 (The sequence of the model RefSeq protein was modified relative to this genomic sequence to represent the inferred CDS: inserted 1 base in 1 codon); the protein is MILLDNGEFESEAGKEDHTKDQSEEEYEEEPVNGRLLVARRNLSLQTMTEELEQRENLFYTRCLVQGKVCSLIVDGGSCVNFASETMVQNLGLKVQKHPKPYRLQWLNDEGEMRVSDQVLVHLSIGRYEDEILCDILPMEASHILLGRPWQSDRRVVHDGFTNKHSFEFKGRKTVLVPLSLKEVHQDQLQLQKKKEIDLKLTQTKQHNFYAKTESLLNLTDFTPVYPSKMLSLLQEYDDVFPDDSPTGLPPIRGIEHQIDFVPGSTLPNRPAYQTNPVETKELQRQVHELMEKGNIRESMSPCDVPVLLVPRRMGAGACVVDCRAIKNITGGKSRSKSKRAKDGAGASGQGGADRANPSVVLPNPSIGMDSTTGLPLARITPTEVQGGLVEQQQKAAEETRQQLEQAELARQLQEQAEEAARQLQDDMEAEEESSHAGDQGGRGIGAANGGANQGNQLVEPTMKEVLDAIRCGKMDHSVRDCPGPDQSHGQAAGGDSRTCFQCGKAGHFRKDCPKLQAGSGRMKSEVVVQLKNHEVILGMDWLGKNRATLDCHRGRVLFESGCGPPIRFQGIRPTSGCLVVSAVQAERMLERGCEAYIATITTMEVVGGGNPDGIPLVSEFEDVFRSPQGIPPDRSDPFIIELEPGTAPMSKSPYRMAPAEMAELKKQLEELLDKGFIRPSVSYWGAPVLFVKKKDGSFRLCIDYRGLNRVTIKNKYPLPRIDELLDQLKGAKWFSKIDFASGYHQIPIEPSDIKKTAFRTRYGHYEFVVMPFGLTNAPAAFMKMMNGTFRDFLDEFVIIFIDDILVYSKSKEDHERHLRAVLGRLREQQLFAKLSKCSFWQKSIGFLGHIVSSEGVSVDPEKVVAIKAWPQPKNATEVRSFLGLAGYYRKFVKGFASLAQPMTQLTGKDVKFVWSEECERSFCALKDMLTSAPVLVLPEEVQPYVVYTDASITGLGCVLTQHGKVIAYASRQLRKHEGNYPTHDLEMAAVVFALKIWRSYLYGAKVQILTDHKSLKYIFTQPELNLRQRRWMEFVADYDLDITYYPGKANLVADALSRRRAEVSAEKEADILEVDQADLLNTLASADEPLGLEAVDQADLLTRICAAQKLDENLQKMYRDLKRYYHWVRMKTDVAEWVAKCPICQLVKAEHQVPSGLLQSLPIPEWKWDHITMDFVTGFPTTRNKKDAVWVVVDRLTKSAHFLAIKKGDGVDEIVQIYINEIVRFHGVPESIKMKEAQDRQKSYADKRRKHLEFEVGDLVYLKMITFRGRTRFLEEXKLDPRYLGPFRITERVGAVAYKLDLPSAMDAYHNVFHVSQLRKCLSEQDVVLPEIPKDLGKNLTLETRPVRIIDRAEKATRKKTVPMIKVVWESNGKDIITWETEARMKAEYPEWYDQY